In Mangifera indica cultivar Alphonso chromosome 1, CATAS_Mindica_2.1, whole genome shotgun sequence, a single genomic region encodes these proteins:
- the LOC123230121 gene encoding putative calcium-transporting ATPase 7, plasma membrane-type, translated as MESCLQKNFDVRPKDSSAEKKLRIAVLVSKAAIQFLMGVSPSEYTVPEEVKAAGFQACVDDFGSIVEGHDVKKLKFCEN; from the exons ATGGAGAGCTGTTtgcaaaaaaattttgatgttaGACCGAAAGATTCGTCCGCAGAG AAAAAGTTGCGGATTGCTGTTCTGGTTTCCAAAGCTGCAATTCAATTTCTTATGG GTGTGTCACCAAGTGAGTACACTGTACCTGAAGAAGTCAAAGCTGCTGGCTTTCAAGCGTGTGTTGATGACTTTGGGTCTATCGTTGAAGGCCATGAtgtaaaaaaactcaaattttgtgAGAATTAA